The proteins below are encoded in one region of Winogradskyella helgolandensis:
- the ppk2 gene encoding polyphosphate kinase 2 → MTEKNLQLLNSKKGIEALLRQKQLNIEKTLNNIKYERRLEKLQEEMLILQQWVAQNNKKVIILFEGRDAAGKGGAIRRIIQHLPPRAIRVVALPKPNETEMGQWYFQRYINRLPNEGEIVFFDRSWYNRAVVEPVNGFCTTKEYTIFMDQVNEFEKMIQDSGIFLLKLYFSITKNEQERRFKDIVSTPIKKWKYSDVDRRALSLWDDYTKYKEVMFKKTQVAAPWKIIKANRKTNARITAFEYILKKIPYETKDLENIRHKSMKKLLDN, encoded by the coding sequence ATGACAGAAAAAAATTTACAACTTCTTAATAGTAAAAAGGGAATTGAAGCCTTATTACGTCAAAAACAACTTAATATAGAAAAAACACTTAATAATATTAAGTACGAAAGGCGTCTCGAAAAACTTCAAGAAGAAATGTTAATTCTTCAACAATGGGTAGCACAGAACAATAAAAAAGTAATCATTCTTTTTGAAGGACGTGATGCTGCAGGAAAAGGTGGCGCCATTAGAAGAATCATTCAACATTTACCACCTCGTGCTATACGTGTAGTAGCTTTACCAAAACCAAATGAAACTGAAATGGGGCAATGGTACTTTCAGCGTTATATAAATAGATTACCAAATGAAGGTGAGATTGTGTTTTTTGACAGAAGTTGGTATAATAGAGCGGTTGTAGAGCCTGTTAACGGATTCTGTACCACCAAAGAATACACTATTTTTATGGATCAGGTGAATGAGTTTGAAAAAATGATACAAGACTCAGGAATATTTTTACTCAAACTTTATTTTTCTATTACGAAGAATGAGCAAGAACGTCGATTTAAAGACATTGTAAGTACACCTATAAAAAAATGGAAATATAGCGATGTTGATAGACGTGCGTTATCTCTTTGGGATGACTACACAAAATATAAGGAGGTTATGTTTAAAAAAACACAGGTTGCAGCACCTTGGAAAATCATAAAAGCAAACCGTAAAACAAATGCTAGAATTACTGCTTTTGAATATATTTTGAAAAAAATTCCTTATGAAACCAAAGATTTAGAAAACATAAGGCATAAATCAATGAAAAAGTTATTAGATAATTAG
- the ppk2 gene encoding polyphosphate kinase 2: MLTKEILNTFKKQTDLINYVKDNAHENPIFKSALEKYEYEQELLPLQAELVDFQHWVQKENKKIAIIFEGRDASGKGGTIKRFIEHLNPRARRVVALNKPTEIEKKQWYFNRYIKELPNAGEIVFFDRSWYNRAVVEPVMGFCSKDQYKRFMIQVPEFEHMLYESETIIIKFWFSVSKEEQQRRFEKRLKNALKKWKFSPVDEKGQELWDEFTTYKNQMFSRTHNSFSPWVVINSNDKKLARLESIKYVLSLFDYDNKGSNCKALLPDPNIVQRYFRNTAQIDQ, translated from the coding sequence ATGCTGACAAAGGAGATTCTAAATACATTTAAAAAACAAACCGATTTAATCAATTATGTTAAAGACAATGCACATGAAAATCCCATTTTTAAAAGTGCACTAGAAAAGTACGAATACGAACAAGAATTACTTCCCTTACAAGCAGAACTTGTAGATTTTCAACATTGGGTACAGAAAGAGAACAAAAAGATTGCTATAATTTTTGAAGGTAGAGATGCTTCAGGTAAAGGTGGAACTATAAAACGGTTTATAGAGCATCTTAATCCAAGAGCACGACGCGTTGTTGCTTTAAATAAGCCTACTGAAATAGAAAAAAAACAATGGTATTTTAATAGATATATCAAGGAATTACCAAATGCTGGAGAAATCGTGTTTTTTGACAGAAGTTGGTACAATAGAGCAGTTGTTGAACCTGTGATGGGCTTTTGTTCTAAAGATCAATATAAACGCTTCATGATTCAAGTACCAGAATTTGAACATATGCTTTATGAATCTGAAACGATTATCATTAAATTTTGGTTTTCTGTGTCTAAAGAAGAACAACAACGTCGTTTTGAAAAGCGCTTAAAAAATGCGCTCAAAAAATGGAAATTTAGCCCTGTAGATGAAAAAGGTCAAGAACTTTGGGATGAGTTTACAACTTATAAAAACCAAATGTTCTCTAGAACTCATAATTCCTTTAGTCCATGGGTAGTAATAAACTCTAATGACAAAAAACTCGCACGATTAGAAAGTATTAAATACGTTTTAAGCTTGTTTGATTATGATAACAAAGGAAGTAACTGTAAAGCCCTTCTACCAGATCCGAATATTGTACAACGCTACTTTAGGAACACTGCTCAAATAGACCAATAA
- a CDS encoding alpha-ketoacid dehydrogenase subunit alpha/beta — MKTIPNTKTEITFEDFKTEVLNDYKLAVTSRECSLLGRREVLTGKAKFGIFGDGKEIPQIAWAKAFNDGDFRSGYYRDQTFMMAIGELTIEQFFAGLYANTDIKDEPMSAGRQMGGHFATHSLDENGQWKNLTEQKNSSADISPTAGQMPRLLGLAQASKIYREVDGIDTTKFSKEGNEIAWGTIGNASTSEGLFFETINAAGVLQVPMVISIWDDNYGISVHARHQTTKENISEILKGFQRNEDDKGYEIFRVDGWNYPELMDTYQRAAKISRNEHVPVMIHVQELTQPQGHSTSGSHERYKNQDRLKWEAEYDCNVQMRLWIVENNIATDEELTAIERTIKKEVREGKKAAWAACINPIIAERKVALNLLEELATSSPNGVFITKLKNELEGFDEPLRRNILTATRKALRYVVSESSSEKMALQNWITNYIETIQPKYSSHLHSESKQSALNQKEILPTYDANAEDVDGRVVLRENFDALFTNYPEALIFGEDAGYIGDVNQGLEGLQEKHGALRVSDTGIREATIIGQGIGMAMRGLRPIAEIQYLDYIMYALQIMSDDLATVQYRTKGRQKAPLIVRTRGHRLEGIWHSGSQMGGVLNLIRGIHVLVPRNMTKAAGFYNTLLDSDEPALVVECLNGYRLKEKLPNNIGEFKTPIGVVETIREGEDITLVSYGSTLRLVEKAAKELQVVGIDAEIIDVQSLLPFDLNHDIVKSIAKTNRVMVIDEDVKGGASAYILNEILNTQDAFQYLDSTPKTLAAKPHRPAYGTDGDYFSKPSAEDIFEAIYEVMHELSPADYPKLR, encoded by the coding sequence ATGAAGACGATTCCTAACACCAAAACAGAGATTACATTTGAAGATTTTAAAACAGAAGTTTTAAACGACTACAAACTAGCTGTAACTAGTCGTGAATGTAGCTTACTTGGTCGTAGGGAAGTTTTAACAGGAAAAGCTAAGTTTGGTATTTTTGGTGATGGAAAAGAAATTCCGCAAATCGCCTGGGCAAAAGCTTTTAACGATGGTGATTTTAGGTCTGGTTATTATAGGGATCAAACTTTTATGATGGCTATTGGCGAACTTACAATTGAGCAATTTTTTGCCGGCTTGTATGCTAATACCGATATTAAGGACGAGCCTATGTCTGCTGGTCGCCAAATGGGCGGGCATTTTGCTACACACAGTTTAGATGAAAATGGCCAATGGAAAAACCTTACGGAACAAAAAAATTCTAGTGCAGATATTTCTCCAACAGCAGGACAAATGCCAAGACTTTTAGGTTTAGCTCAAGCCTCTAAGATTTATAGAGAAGTAGATGGTATTGATACCACTAAATTTTCTAAAGAAGGTAATGAAATTGCTTGGGGAACTATTGGTAATGCCAGTACAAGTGAAGGGTTATTTTTTGAAACCATAAATGCGGCAGGTGTTTTACAAGTACCAATGGTTATTAGTATTTGGGATGACAATTATGGAATCTCCGTACATGCCAGACATCAAACGACAAAAGAAAATATTTCAGAAATATTAAAAGGTTTTCAACGTAACGAAGACGATAAAGGTTACGAAATATTTAGAGTGGATGGTTGGAATTACCCTGAATTGATGGATACTTACCAACGTGCTGCTAAAATTTCGAGAAATGAACATGTACCTGTAATGATTCATGTTCAAGAATTAACACAGCCACAAGGGCATTCTACCTCTGGATCTCATGAACGCTATAAAAATCAAGATCGTTTAAAGTGGGAAGCAGAGTACGACTGTAATGTACAAATGCGCCTATGGATAGTTGAAAACAATATTGCTACAGACGAAGAACTAACAGCAATTGAACGCACCATAAAAAAAGAAGTTAGAGAAGGTAAAAAAGCTGCTTGGGCAGCATGTATAAATCCAATTATAGCAGAACGTAAAGTAGCACTTAACCTGTTAGAGGAATTAGCTACATCTAGTCCTAATGGTGTTTTTATTACGAAATTAAAAAACGAATTAGAAGGTTTTGACGAACCTCTAAGACGAAACATACTTACTGCCACAAGAAAAGCATTACGCTATGTGGTTTCTGAATCATCTTCAGAAAAAATGGCACTTCAAAACTGGATTACAAATTACATTGAAACCATTCAACCAAAATACAGTTCACACCTTCATAGTGAATCCAAACAAAGTGCTTTAAATCAAAAAGAAATCCTTCCAACCTACGATGCTAATGCGGAAGATGTGGATGGACGAGTGGTATTACGCGAAAATTTTGATGCGCTGTTCACTAACTATCCCGAAGCTTTAATTTTTGGTGAAGATGCTGGCTATATAGGAGATGTTAATCAAGGATTAGAAGGGCTTCAAGAAAAACATGGTGCCCTTAGAGTTTCAGATACAGGTATTAGAGAAGCCACTATTATAGGTCAAGGTATTGGAATGGCAATGCGAGGTTTAAGACCTATTGCTGAGATTCAATATTTGGATTACATTATGTACGCCCTTCAAATAATGAGTGATGATTTAGCTACGGTTCAATACAGAACAAAAGGACGCCAAAAAGCACCTTTAATTGTAAGAACACGTGGTCACCGATTAGAAGGTATTTGGCATTCTGGTTCACAAATGGGAGGTGTATTGAATTTAATTAGAGGAATTCATGTATTGGTACCAAGAAACATGACTAAAGCTGCTGGTTTTTATAATACACTATTAGACAGTGATGAACCTGCTTTAGTTGTAGAATGTTTAAATGGTTACCGACTAAAAGAAAAATTACCAAATAACATAGGTGAATTTAAAACACCAATTGGAGTTGTAGAAACGATTAGAGAAGGTGAGGATATTACGTTGGTATCATACGGTTCAACATTGCGTTTAGTAGAAAAAGCAGCCAAAGAATTACAAGTGGTTGGTATTGATGCCGAGATTATTGATGTACAATCGTTATTGCCTTTTGATTTAAATCATGATATCGTAAAAAGTATTGCCAAAACGAATCGCGTTATGGTGATTGATGAAGATGTTAAAGGAGGAGCATCTGCGTATATTCTTAATGAAATTCTAAATACACAAGATGCATTTCAGTATTTAGACAGTACACCAAAAACGTTGGCTGCAAAACCACACCGACCAGCTTATGGAACTGATGGTGATTATTTTTCAAAACCATCTGCGGAGGATATTTTTGAAGCCATCTATGAGGTTATGCATGAGTTGAGTCCTGCAGATTATCCAAAACTGAGATAA
- a CDS encoding gluzincin family metallopeptidase — translation MIFSYTLVAQNTMTITADVHVETKTITIEQTIVYKNETNDVLSTIYLNDWNHSYSTKSTPLAKRFEEEFSTKFHLAKDEERGFTKVTSIKNENATTLNFDRLEAHPDVIKVDLKKPLQAGASYTLNLNYKLLIPNADFTDYGVSKTNDFNLKYWYITPAVYNGKWHYYSNKNLDDLFIPKSDVTLSVTHPRNYKVTSELNFNSATINTENNTQTTILSGNNRIDTFLSLNKFPLYNFVQTDDFIIVSDIQEKGLPGPSKALITDKITRYLTKHLGNYPHKQLLVTSLDYQKDPLYGLNQLPPFFRPFQEDFQYELKLLKTALKKYLDNILLLNPRKEHWLSEGLQVYYLINYVEENYPDMKLLGTLADVWGIRSFHAADLKFNFQYYLYSMEIARKNRDQPLTTSKDSLTKFNANIAGKYKAGLGLNYLDQFTDDISLTDNITEFLQANQLKSVSLDDFETFISSKTSKDIRWFFTDYLDTRKKIDFKISSIETLKDSLKLTIKNKRDNTMPISLFKLKNDSIIGKLWVENIQGTETITLPKDSTDTFVLDYNNVIPEYNQRDNYKAAEGSFLNNKPLQLKLFKDIEDPNYNQIFFMPLVEFNNIYDGLTLGTKVYNKTLLRKRLNYRFSPQYATKSRSLTGSTSIYYTHNIENNNLYDITYGINAGYQSFANDAFFTTIRPSLSFSFRDDSNFRSPQTDQILARYVSISREIGEDATVPLDEEEPDYGVFNLRYTHYNPGVINYSKFYTDIQVANKFSKISFNYEFRKLTHSNRNINFRFFAGVFLDNRSDLSSNYFSFALDRPTDYLFDFNYLGRSEASGLFSQQIIIAEGGFKSKLATPFANQWMTTANFSTSIWRYIQAYTDVGLVKSKFTNPKFVYDSGVRLNLVEDYFEIYFPIYSNLGWEVGQPNYDQRIRFMFTVDPQVLLGLFRRKWY, via the coding sequence ATGATTTTTAGCTACACTCTTGTAGCTCAAAACACTATGACTATTACTGCAGATGTTCATGTAGAAACCAAAACTATTACTATTGAGCAAACCATTGTTTATAAAAATGAAACAAATGATGTACTCAGTACGATTTACCTTAATGATTGGAACCATAGTTATTCTACAAAATCGACTCCATTAGCCAAACGTTTTGAAGAAGAATTCAGTACTAAATTCCATTTAGCAAAAGACGAAGAACGTGGATTTACTAAGGTGACTTCGATTAAAAATGAGAATGCTACTACTTTAAATTTCGACCGCTTAGAAGCACATCCTGATGTTATAAAAGTGGATTTAAAAAAACCGTTACAAGCTGGTGCATCTTACACTTTAAACCTTAACTATAAATTATTAATACCAAACGCTGATTTTACCGATTATGGCGTTTCTAAAACTAATGATTTCAACCTGAAATATTGGTATATTACTCCAGCTGTTTACAACGGAAAATGGCACTATTATAGCAACAAAAACTTGGATGATTTATTTATTCCTAAATCCGATGTAACCCTTAGTGTTACACATCCAAGAAACTATAAAGTAACGTCTGAACTCAATTTTAATTCAGCAACGATAAATACAGAAAACAATACGCAAACCACTATTTTGAGTGGAAACAACCGTATAGATACGTTTCTCTCGTTGAATAAATTCCCTTTATATAATTTTGTACAGACCGACGACTTTATAATAGTTTCTGATATCCAAGAAAAAGGACTTCCTGGACCTTCTAAAGCATTAATTACGGATAAGATTACAAGATATCTAACAAAACATCTTGGCAATTATCCGCACAAACAATTATTAGTAACCTCTCTTGATTACCAAAAAGATCCGCTTTATGGTCTTAATCAATTACCGCCATTTTTCCGTCCTTTTCAGGAAGACTTTCAATATGAATTAAAACTTCTTAAAACGGCATTAAAAAAATATCTCGATAACATTTTATTACTTAACCCAAGGAAAGAACATTGGTTAAGTGAAGGGCTTCAAGTGTATTATTTAATTAACTACGTTGAAGAAAATTATCCAGACATGAAACTTTTAGGGACCTTAGCAGATGTTTGGGGTATTCGATCTTTTCACGCTGCAGATTTAAAATTTAATTTTCAGTACTATCTGTATTCTATGGAAATTGCTAGAAAAAACAGAGATCAACCTTTAACCACATCCAAAGATTCCTTAACCAAATTTAATGCTAACATCGCTGGCAAATACAAAGCGGGTTTAGGTCTTAATTATTTAGATCAGTTTACGGATGATATAAGTCTAACAGATAACATCACAGAGTTTTTACAAGCTAATCAGTTAAAATCAGTCTCGCTAGATGATTTTGAAACCTTTATTAGTTCTAAAACTTCAAAAGATATTCGTTGGTTTTTTACAGATTATTTAGACACTCGAAAAAAGATAGATTTTAAAATCTCATCGATTGAAACCTTAAAAGATTCCTTAAAGCTAACCATAAAAAATAAGCGAGATAATACCATGCCTATTTCGCTTTTTAAATTGAAAAATGATTCGATTATTGGAAAATTATGGGTAGAAAATATACAAGGTACAGAAACCATAACGTTACCAAAAGATAGTACAGACACCTTTGTTTTAGATTATAATAATGTTATCCCTGAATACAATCAGCGCGATAATTATAAGGCTGCAGAAGGTTCTTTCCTTAATAACAAACCGTTACAATTAAAATTATTTAAAGATATTGAAGACCCAAATTACAATCAGATTTTCTTTATGCCGCTGGTAGAGTTTAATAATATCTATGATGGTTTAACATTAGGCACCAAGGTTTATAACAAAACACTTTTAAGAAAGCGTTTAAACTATCGTTTTTCTCCTCAGTACGCTACTAAATCTAGATCACTAACAGGTTCTACGTCTATATATTACACACATAATATTGAAAACAATAATCTTTATGATATTACGTATGGCATTAACGCAGGCTACCAATCCTTTGCTAATGATGCCTTTTTTACAACCATTAGACCTTCACTTAGTTTTAGCTTTAGGGATGATTCCAATTTTAGATCCCCTCAAACAGATCAAATTTTAGCTAGATATGTTAGTATTTCTAGAGAAATTGGTGAGGACGCTACAGTTCCTTTAGACGAAGAAGAACCCGATTACGGAGTCTTTAATTTAAGATATACACATTATAACCCAGGAGTTATTAATTATTCAAAATTTTATACTGATATTCAGGTAGCCAATAAATTCAGTAAAATTTCATTTAATTACGAATTTAGAAAACTCACTCATAGCAACCGAAATATTAACTTTAGGTTTTTTGCTGGTGTATTCTTAGATAACCGTTCTGACCTTAGTTCTAATTATTTCAGCTTTGCTTTAGACCGACCAACAGATTACTTATTTGATTTCAATTATTTAGGTCGATCGGAAGCTTCTGGGTTATTTAGTCAACAAATAATAATTGCAGAAGGAGGGTTTAAATCGAAGTTAGCCACTCCATTTGCAAACCAATGGATGACGACTGCTAATTTTAGCACATCTATTTGGCGATATATTCAAGCTTACACTGATGTTGGATTGGTAAAAAGTAAGTTTACAAATCCAAAATTTGTGTACGATTCTGGTGTCCGATTAAACCTTGTTGAAGATTATTTTGAAATCTACTTCCCTATTTATTCTAATCTTGGCTGGGAGGTTGGTCAACCAAACTACGATCAACGTATTCGCTTTATGTTCACAGTAGACCCACAAGTACTACTGGGTCTATTTAGACGAAAATGGTATTAA
- a CDS encoding endonuclease/exonuclease/phosphatase family protein, which produces MKKKNLGFFIIALFTLTSISAQETVKVMFYNLLNYPLEDAVPNRLTDLSYILSDYEPDLFLVCELNNSTGANDVLNTTKSAINSNFEMATYVSNTSDDTYGDQNDLQNLLYYNSAKFSLEEEIIVPTYLRDFNVYRLQLKTIDQIISPIDIYVIVCHLKASSGTANSQKRYEMVLDLETYLNTLPTDANVLLGGDFNVYTSSEDAFQTLISDSNAITFIDPANRVGSWHNNASYADVFTQSTRTQTGMGGTTGGFDDRFDFMLTSENMLSEAGLTYVPDSYEAYGNNGLVSCWNQSINSSECETTGSKFSYTLRDHLHNFSDHLPVTLSLETDATFLNVDQFQLATGFSLDATLINQKLFVTINNIDLYNETLIISNSLGQQVKSFQLNSDTKQHIDVSDLHDGLYYLTTSRRYTNPLKFIIL; this is translated from the coding sequence ATGAAAAAGAAAAACTTAGGTTTTTTTATAATTGCTTTATTCACTTTAACCTCTATTTCTGCACAAGAAACGGTTAAAGTGATGTTTTATAATTTATTAAATTATCCTTTAGAAGATGCAGTTCCTAATCGATTAACAGACTTGTCTTATATCCTTTCTGATTATGAACCCGATTTGTTTTTAGTATGTGAGCTTAACAATAGCACAGGAGCTAACGATGTCTTAAATACAACAAAATCTGCTATTAATTCAAATTTTGAAATGGCGACTTATGTTTCTAATACGTCAGATGATACTTATGGTGATCAAAATGATTTACAAAACCTATTATATTACAATAGCGCAAAGTTTAGCTTGGAAGAAGAGATAATTGTCCCTACTTATTTAAGGGATTTTAATGTGTACCGCCTTCAACTAAAAACTATTGACCAAATCATTAGCCCAATAGATATATATGTCATTGTTTGTCATTTAAAAGCCTCTAGTGGCACTGCAAACTCACAAAAGCGTTATGAAATGGTTTTAGATTTAGAAACGTATCTCAACACCTTGCCCACAGACGCTAATGTTTTACTAGGAGGCGATTTTAATGTATATACGTCTAGTGAAGATGCTTTTCAAACCTTAATAAGTGACAGCAATGCTATTACATTTATAGATCCAGCAAATCGCGTTGGTAGTTGGCACAACAACGCTAGTTATGCTGATGTATTTACACAATCTACACGTACACAAACAGGCATGGGAGGCACCACAGGAGGATTTGACGATCGTTTTGATTTTATGTTAACCTCTGAAAATATGCTAAGTGAAGCTGGCCTAACTTATGTGCCAGATTCTTACGAAGCCTATGGTAATAATGGTTTAGTATCTTGCTGGAATCAATCTATTAATTCTTCGGAATGTGAAACCACAGGGTCTAAATTTTCGTATACCTTAAGAGACCATTTACATAATTTTAGTGACCATCTTCCTGTAACGTTATCATTAGAAACGGATGCTACGTTTTTGAATGTGGATCAATTTCAATTAGCAACTGGCTTTAGTTTAGATGCGACACTTATAAACCAAAAACTGTTTGTTACGATTAATAACATTGACTTATATAATGAAACATTAATTATCTCTAATAGTTTAGGGCAACAAGTAAAATCATTTCAATTGAATTCTGATACAAAACAACATATTGATGTTTCTGATTTACACGATGGTTTATACTATTTAACCACATCTCGCCGTTATACTAACCCTTTAAAGTTTATAATTCTCTAG
- a CDS encoding LOG family protein, with the protein MRNESNSKRWNEIKTNDSWAIFKIMGEFVNGYEKLSKIGPCVSIFGSARTKPTHKFYKLAEEVATKIVDHGYGVITGGGPGIMEAGNKGAHIAGGTSVGLNIELPFEQHDNPYIDSDKSLDFDYFFVRKVMFVKYSQGFVVMPGGFGTLDELFEAITLIQTHKIESFPIILVGTEFWGGLMDWVKTTLLDAGNISEKDLDLIHLVDTPDEVIYILDDFYKEYDLSPNF; encoded by the coding sequence ATGCGAAACGAAAGTAATAGTAAACGCTGGAATGAAATAAAGACTAATGACTCTTGGGCGATTTTTAAAATCATGGGAGAATTTGTTAATGGTTATGAGAAATTAAGTAAAATAGGACCTTGTGTTTCTATTTTTGGATCTGCACGTACTAAACCTACTCACAAATTTTACAAATTAGCAGAAGAAGTCGCTACGAAAATAGTAGATCACGGTTATGGAGTTATTACAGGTGGAGGACCAGGTATTATGGAAGCTGGTAATAAAGGAGCACACATTGCAGGTGGAACCTCTGTTGGTCTTAATATCGAATTACCTTTTGAGCAACACGACAACCCTTATATTGATAGTGATAAAAGCTTAGATTTTGATTATTTCTTTGTAAGAAAAGTAATGTTTGTAAAATACTCTCAAGGTTTCGTTGTTATGCCTGGCGGTTTTGGAACTTTAGATGAATTATTTGAAGCGATTACCTTAATACAAACGCACAAAATAGAATCATTTCCTATTATTTTAGTGGGAACAGAATTTTGGGGAGGCCTTATGGATTGGGTAAAAACTACATTGCTAGATGCAGGAAACATTAGCGAAAAAGATTTAGACTTAATTCATCTTGTAGATACTCCTGATGAAGTTATTTATATTCTTGATGATTTCTACAAAGAGTATGATCTTAGTCCAAACTTCTAA
- a CDS encoding lmo0937 family membrane protein, whose translation MKSILWLVAVICIVVWLLGLLDIIPGMSSSSLIHILLVIAVVVILYNIISGRKPL comes from the coding sequence ATGAAAAGTATTCTTTGGCTCGTAGCCGTTATTTGTATCGTAGTATGGTTGCTTGGATTATTAGATATTATTCCTGGCATGAGCAGTAGTAGCCTCATCCATATTTTATTAGTTATTGCAGTGGTTGTTATTTTGTACAATATTATTTCTGGTCGAAAACCATTATAA